From one Xiphophorus hellerii strain 12219 chromosome 18, Xiphophorus_hellerii-4.1, whole genome shotgun sequence genomic stretch:
- the igsf10 gene encoding immunoglobulin superfamily member 10 isoform X1, whose product MTARCTMSACDRSAFCLRRRLLGALLLLAATQPSCADCPKSCVCHIPAEVHCTFRYLTAVPDHFPPAVERINLGYNGLTFLRESDFLRLEKLQLLMLHSNTIHSMDDSPFRDLRSLQVLKMSHNKIKELRKETFKGLNSLLRLHIDHNQIEFINPEAFYGLTNLQLVQLEGNQLQQLHADTFITLRHSQVFKVSSLKTIHLSDNLLSTLPADIFLGCSQLENLFLHGNQWRCDCQMKWFSEWTQRNSGVLKCKRDRQGQLCPVCETPALHHGQPVFILHRDAFVCTKPWIKSHLKQKNISLEEGDFIPVYPKDFIAPLGSIQMNLTDQSYQDASLTCTVQMPNAFENLTQTATEDEGRVVTGLTTGITTYLVCNVDHEHVQQLWQILATYSDSPMRLERGVMLARTPEMIYRYSQAKSGEEGITTNIKADIKATPAWLMQGEVSLQLDRTTTTFSTLHIKYQSIVSLQLEAIPTKRGRYSWTMIKRDNQTKTEHIVIAGGVAKLSCHIQGDPKPLMEWILPDGSKVRAPFYSEDRRIVISADGVLTLRGADASDTGLYRCIATNYLDADVLTFRVTVLSPDVEEAGVNGLQLSKSIDDKLTLDCSYTGSPRGSVSWILPDHSVLDKSQANRKVYENGTLLIQGLTARDRGFYRCLVANHLGIDLLVSQVTLSAERFEGMTDLKSEGSGMAMDSKMNSSLEDHTVKLKENAFSAPSEKTSQESRTVTSDRPYPRLRLEGRGSPHGRMGQRRRGAAHNRRIWSSRVFAQASRKIDPQKFAELMEKAHDGSKVNTSTVNESVKNKNPHTVYIAEEETGSGGGYKEEHLIVAPWKVKPTTETMETYKPIKPVYTHIPSQFRITEFYPLERTSVPSPDLNPVTLQLSRRDDKQVTHPSILEQPTAKMETSTGAALALTTDPNVTPAMDDPDPLELVLHTDPKSQMTFTAITTTEREKDKITFHTTQTIKSPQLPAGSTIISKQQIKIIPHKSNRGKGGRRTLHGRRRLIKPNRITDIQAFITRFKQPSVKKEENTTDCDCDENRKTGTTNAQPVTPTLSSSSFLSKRERPTSTQKTATSVTNHYNANTPVVHAQSGSEVSSDYITSAEAPEMYSTICPKEEQQISTTKTTTTKSKVIHGKIPWNRLFESSERVKLLGKLKKPFVQPKTTVQTTSVTTLPTDETTTMTIPQGILWSLSPSKSANGKESSLDDDEGLTSGDFEFTTLGTEYYPTKTSAFDYSRSLDTAQTPTEIQTLPAPPTVDQHSVDNPDRVLTSGSGGSSNQLASNRRFGGRRRQQGRRKKPFGGRRLFKRPKFTKVISKTNVVSTGEVTTKKNANDETTQSVSFYSPAYTISNPHHTTTLMPRTTKQPYVTVQNRVSNVRPPIQRNNGDTSRQSPHRTIEPIENSSNAKGKAEKGLALDIMTTFTSEEDNNVLSKDKKVTYNSIPGAPNHFMDNEATTARTVPLNPTAKPTRSKPRIVGGNAASFTVLSNSDAFLPCKAVGNPPPVTTWKHFSSFTGNTISISEKTGRFEVLSNGTLTIQNANIKDRGQYLCLAENDLGSDKLLVTLSVVAYPSRILEPKMREIKSQTGDRVEMKCKAEGRPLPMISWILANRTQVRGENMDRGRVLVSSEGTLIIDHVSIYDRGYYKCIASNPAGADTATVRLQVVAAPPGIVEQKRQQLKARWRQNLWLPCSSYGTPHPSIHWVLHDGSVVRSHQRMSEKRISVLANGTLFIKDVNAEDDGKYECIATSSTGSERRVVTLSVEKQEHPPEIVETSPNTTELSFGDQLRLDCSATGEPKPKILWRLPSKAVVDQWHRMNSRIQVLVNGTLVVNTVSDKDAGDYLCVAQSPIGDALQLMRVTVSMKPAKIEPKFNRKKQVHYGKDLRVDCKASGAPKPEISWGLPDGTMVNSALQADAGHGGGRARRYTLFENGTLFLNQVSTSEEGDYTCYAENQVGKDEMHVHITVVTAAPRIRPPSQTYARVKPGGNIRFDCETFGEPKPKILWRLSNNDVIAASNERYLIHANGSLGIRDVTLIDAGEYVCMARNPVGENRRIYKLDIDGDPPVINGYQQNRTVIKDVAIKHSRKLLDCKAEGDPTPTVTWIMPDNIFLSAPYFGSRINVHHNGTLEIRNVRPSDSAEFICLARNDGGEAVMVVQLEVTSVLRRPIFKNPFNERIMSRIGKTTILNCSADGQPRPEIIWTLPNGTRITSGSRHSSRLRPGEDGTLVIYSSREEDSGKYRCGARNFVGYIEKLIILNIGQKPYIFTRPKGVIRSISGEPLYLHCLSDGSPRPRIYWTIPGGHTFSQPQILGRYHLLENGTLVVRDTTVHDKGNYICRARNNAGEALITVPVLVIAYPPQITMGSPPRLTAIIGTPLKLNCIATGIPKPEITWELPDHSVLSTAEQGRPMGSELLHPQGTLVIQRPSSSDSGQYKCSAKNYLGTDSKVTFVLVL is encoded by the exons ATGACTGCCCGCTGCACCATGAGCGCGTGTGACCGCAGTGCTTTCTGCCTACGCAGGCGCTTACTGGGGGCTCTGTTATTGTTGGCTGCCACGCAGCCGTCGTGCGCCGACTGCCCCAAATCATGTGTGTGTCACATTCCCGCTGAAGTGCACTGCACCTTCAGGTATCTGACCGCAGTACCTGACCACTTCCCACCAGCTGTGGAAAGAATTAACCTTGG GTACAATGGTCTAACTTTCTTGAGAGAAAGTGATTTCTTGAGGCTTGAGAAGCTGCAACTGCTGATGCTGCACAGCAACACCATACACAGCATGGATGACAGCCCCTTCAGAGATCTCAGGTCTTTACAG GTCCTGAAGATGTCACATAACAAAATCAAGGAATTACGCAAAGAGACATTTAAAGGCCTGAACAGCCTGCTGAGACTCCACATAGACCACAACCAGATAGAATTTATCAACCCAGAGGCTTTCTATGGCCTGACAAACTTGCAGCTGGTCCAGCTGGAGGGCAACCAACTCCAGCAGCTCCACGCAGACACATTCATCACACTGAGACACAGCCAGGTTTTCAAAGTGTCCTCACTAAAAACCATCCACTTGTCAGACAATCTTCTTAGCACTCTGCCTGCTGACATTTTCTTAGGCTGCAGTCAGTTGGAGAACCTCTTCCTCCACGGCAACCAGTGGAGATGTGATTGTCAGATGAAGTGGTTCTCAGAGTGGACACAAAGGAACTCTG GTGTGCTGAAGTGTAAGCGAGACAGGCAAGGCCAGCTGTGTCCTGTTTGTGAAACTCCTGCCCTTCACCATGGTCAACCTGTATTTATCCTCCACCGTGATGCCTTTGTTTGTACCAAACCCTGGATTAAATCCCATCTCAAGCAGAAAAACATAAGCCTGGAGGAAGGGGACTTTATTCCTGTTTACCCCAAGGACTTTATTGCCCCGTTAGGCTCCATACAGATGAACCTGACTGACCAGTCTTATCAAGATGCCAGTCTAACATGTACCGTTCAGATGCCTAATGCTTTTGAAAACCTGACGCAAACTGCAACAGAGGACGAGGGAAGAGTTGTGACAGGTCTTACCACCGGTATCACTACATATTTGGTGTGTAATGTCGACCATGAACACGTCCAACAGCTCTGGCAGATCCTGGCCACTTACAGTGACTCTCCTATGAGGCTCGAGAGAGGCGTGATGCTGGCCAGAACACCTGAAATGATTTACAGATACAGTCAGGCGAAATCTGGAGAGGAAGGAATTACAACAAACATTAAAGCTGACATTAAAGCAACTCCTGCATGGTTAATGCAAGGAGAAGTGAGCCTCCAGCTTGATCGTACTACAACCACCTTTTCTACCTTGCATATTAAGTACCAGTCGATTGTCAGTTTACAGCTTGAAGCTATACCTACAAAAAGAGGTCGTTATTCCTGGACCATGATCAAAAGAGACAATCAAACTAAGACTGAGCACATTGTGATTGCAG GTGGTGTGGCAAAGTTGAGCTGTCATATCCAAGGTGATCCAAAGCCTCTGATGGAGTGGATTTTACCAGATGGAAGTAAAGTCCGGGCTCCTTTTTACAGTGAGGACAGAAGGATCGTGATCTCTGCTGATGGGGTGCTAACTCTTCGTGGCGCAGATGCCTCTGACACTGGTCTGTACCGGTGCATTGCCACAAACTACTTGGATGCGGATGTCCTCACGTTTCGGGTGACTGTACTTTCTCCCGACGTGGAGGAGGCTGGGGTTAATGGTCTACAGCTCTCGAAGTCAATTGATGATAAGCTTACGCTTGACTGTAGCTACACTGGGAGTCCCAGGGGCTCTGTTTCATGGATTCTCCCCGACCACTCAGTGCTCGACAAGTCTCAAGCAAATAGAAAGGTGTACGAGAATGGCACACTTCTGATTCAAGGCCTCACAGCCAGGGACCGAGGATTTTATAGGTGCTTGGTTGCTAATCACCTGGGAATTGACTTACTCGTGTCTCAGGTAACACTATCCGCAGAAAGGTTTGAGGGCATGACGGATCTGAAAAGTGAAGGATCAGGAATGGCGATGGACTCCAAGATGAATTCCAGTTTGGAAGATCATACAGTCAAACTCAAAGAGAATGCGTTTTCTGCTCCTTCAGAAAAAACGAGTCAGGAATCCAGGACTGTCACTTCAGATCGGCCCTACCCTAGACTGCGACTAGAGGGGAGAGGAAGTCCTCATGGTAGAATGGGACAAAGAAGGAGGGGAGCAGCTCACAACAGACGCATCTGGAGTAGTAGGGTGTTTGCTCAAGCTTCCAGGAAGATTGACCCACAGAAATTTGCTGAATTAATGGAAAAAGCTCACGATGGATCAAAAGTAAATACCAGCACAGTAAACGAgagtgtcaaaaataaaaatccacacaCAGTTTATATTGCTGAGGAGGAAACTGGTTCTGGTGGGGGTTATAAAGAAGAGCATCTCATTGTTGCCCCATGGAAAGTGAAACCAACCACAGAAACTATGGAAACATATAAACCAATAAAGCCTGTATACACACATATACCAAGTCAGTTTCGGATAACAGAATTTTACCCACTGGAAAGAACCAGTGTGCCATCTCCAGATCTGAACCCTGTCACCTTACAGCTTAGTAGGAGAGATGATAAACAAGTAACTCACCCCAGCATTTTGGAACAACCAACTGCGAAGATGGAAACATCCACCGGGGCAGCACTCGCACTGACTACAGACCCCAACGTTACTCCGGCAATGGATGATCCAGACCCATTGGAGCTTGTACTTCACACAGACCCAAAGAGCCAAATGACTTTTACAGCAATAACTAccacagaaagagagaaagacaaaaTCACCTTCCACACTACACAAACAATCAAGTCTCCGCAGCTGCCTGCCGGCTCCACCATCATCTCGAAGCAACAGATCAAAATAATTCCACACAAGAGCAACAGAGGAAAAGGTGGCAGGAGGACCCTGCATGGTCGAAGGAGGTTAATTAAACCCAACAGGATCACTGACATACAGGCTTTTATCACTCGATTTAAACAGCCATCTGTCAAGAAGGAAGAAAATACCACAG ATTGTGACTGCGACGAAAACAGGAAGACAGGGACGACTAATGCTCAGCCCGTCACTCCGACACTTTCCTCCAGttcatttttaagcaaaagAGAAAGGCCTACCTCTACACAAAAAACTGCAACTTCTGTCACAAATCATTACAATGCAAATACCCCTGTTGTCCATGCTCAGTCCGGATCAGAGGTCTCCTCTGACTATATAACATCTGCCGAGGCACCAGAAATGTATTCAACAATCTGTCCAAAAGAAGAACAgcaaattagcaccacaaaaacTACCACAACTAAATCTAAGGTTATCCATGGAAAGATACCATGGAACAGACTATTTGAAAGCAGTGAAAGGGTAAAACTGCTGGGCAAATTAAAGAAACCATTTGTTCAACCAAAAACTACAGTTCAGACTACATCGGTTACTACACTCCCTACTGATGAAACTACCACCATGACAATCCCACAAGGCATCCTTTGGTCTCTGTCACCATCTAAAAGTGCAAACGGCAAAGAGAGCTCGTTGGATGACGATGAAGGTTTAACATCTGGAGATTTTGAGTTTACAACACTTGGAACTGAATATTACCCAACTAAAACAAGTGCATTTGATTATTCCAGGTCTTTGGACACAGCTCAAACACCAACAGAAATACAAACTCTTCCTGCTCCACCTACTGTTGATCAACATTCTGTTGACAATCCTGATAGAGTATTAACATCAGGATCTGGAGGTTCTTCAAATCAACTTGCAAGCAACCGGAGATTTGgtggaagaagaagacaacagggaagaagaaagaagccTTTTGGGGGAAGGAGGCTCTTCAAGAGGCCGAAATTTACTAAAGTCATTTCTAAGACAAATGTGGTTTCGACTGGAGAGGTTACAActaagaaaaatgcaaatgatgAAACCACacaatctgtttcattttacaGTCCCGCTTACACAATTTCAAACCCTCACCATACAACTACATTGATGCCTAGAACCACAAAGCAACCTTATGTAACTGTTCAGAACAGAGTCAGCAATGTCAGACCTCCGATACAGAGAAATAATGGCGACACCTCTCGCCAGTCACCACACAGGACCATCGAACCTATAGAAAACAGTAGCAACGCAAAGGGAAAAGCAGAGAAAGGTCTTGCTTTAGACATAATGACTACATTTACATCAGAGGAAGATAACAATGTCCTttctaaagataaaaaagtcacTTATAACTCTATCCCTGGTGCTCCTAATCATTTCATGGACAATGAAGCTACCACTGCCAGGACTGTTCCACTAAACCCCACAGCAAAACCCACAAGGAGCAAACCAAGGATAGTTGGAGGAAATGCAGCAAGCTTTACTGTTTTGTCCAACTCAGATGCTTTCCTCCCATGTAAGGCTGTGGGAAACCCGCCTCCGGTGACAACCTGGAAACACTTCTCCTCATTCACAG GAAACACTATTTCCATCAGTGAAAAAACGGGCAGGTTTGAAGTGCTGAGCAACGGAACCCTAACCATCCAAAATGCCAATATTAAGGACCGTGGCCAGTACCTCTGTCTCGCTGAGAATGACCTTGGATCAGACAAACTTCTTGTTACCCTCTCTGTGGTAGCCTACCCCTCACGGATCCTTGAGCcaaaaatgagagaaattaaaTCTCAAACAGGCGACAGAGTGGAAATGAAATGCAAAGCTGAAGGCCGACCGTTACCCATGATTTCTTGGATCTTGGCAAACAGGACCCAAGTTAGGGGTGAAAATATGGATAGAGGAAGGGTACTGGTATCATCTGAGGGGACCCTGATTATAGACCATGTGTCTATTTATGACAGGGGTTATTATAAATGCATTGCCAGTAATCCAGCAGGAGCAGATACGGCTACTGTTCGACTTCAGGTGGTTGCGGCACCCCCAGGTATTGTCGAGCAAAAACGGCAGCAGCTGAAAGCCAGGTGGAGACAAAACCTGTGGCTCCCTTGCAGCAGCTACGGCACTCCACATCCCAGCATTCACTGGGTCCTCCATGACGGATCAGTGGTCAGATCTCATCAACGTATGAGTGAAAAAAGGATATCGGTGCTTGCGAATGGGACCCTTTTTATAAAAGATGTGAATGCAGAAGACGATGGAAAATATGAATGTATTGCTACCAGCTCCACTGGTTCAGAGCGAAGAGTAGTAACTCTGTCAGTGGAAAAACAAGAGCATCCACCTGAGATAGTGGAGACATCTCCAAACACGACAGAGCTGTCTTTTGGGGATCAGTTAAGGCTTGACTGCTCAGCAACAGGAGAACCTAAACCAAAGATCCTCTGGAGGCTTCCATCAAAAGCTGTTGTGGACCAGTGgcacag gatGAACAGCAGAATTCAGGTCCTGGTTAATGGAACCCTCGTTGTCAACACAGTAAGTGATAAAGATGCTGGAGATTACCTTTGTGTGGCACAAAGTCCAATTGGAGATGCTCTTCAGCTCATGAGGGTCACTGTGTCGATGAAGCCAGCCAAAATAGAGCCTAAGTTTAATAGGAAAAAACAGGTTCACTATGGCAAAGACTTGAGAGTAGACTGCAAAGCCTCAGGAGCACCAAAACCTGAAATCTCTTGGGGCCTACCAGATGGCACCATGGTCAACAGTGCTTTGCAGGCTGATGCTGGCCATGGAGGAGGACGAGCACGTCGCTATACGTTGTTTGAAAATGGAACTCTGTTTTTGAACCAG GTTAGTACTTCTGAGGAGGGGGATTATACATGCTACGCTGAGAACCAGGTGGGAAAAGATGAGATGCATGTACATATTACCGTGGTGACAGCTGCCCCAAGAATACGTCCGCCAAGCCAAACCTACGCCAGAGTGAAGCCTGGAGGAAATATTCGCTTTGACTGTGAAACGTTTGGGGAGCCAAAACCAAAAATTCTATGGAGGCTATCTAACAATGATGTAATAGCGGCGTCAAATGAGCGGTACTTAATTCATGCCAATGGTTCACTGGGTATACGAGATGTGACACTTATTGATGCTGGGGAGTATGTCTGCATGGCTCGCAATCCTGTTGGAGAAAACCGAAGGATTTATAAGTTAGACATTGATGGGGATCCTCCAGTCATCAATGGCTaccaacagaacagaacagttATCAAAGATGTGGCTATAAAACACTCTAGGAAACTTTTAGACTGCAAGGCTGAAGGTGACCCCACACCAACCGTCACTTGGATTATGCCTGACAATATCTTTCTTTCAGCACCATACTTTGGCAGCAGGATTAATGTCCATCACAATGGGACTCTAGAGATTCGGAATGTGCGACCTTCTGATAGTGCAGAATTCATTTGCTTGGCAAGGAACGATGGAGGAGAGGCAGTTATGGTCGTGCAACTGGAGGTTACCAGTGTGCTGCGCAGGCCAATCTTCAAGAACCCCTTTAATGAACGTATTATGTCTCGGATTGGAAAAACTACCATTCTGAATTGTTCAGCCGATGGTCAACCAAGGCCTGAGATCATTTGGACTTTGCCTAATGGAACACGGATTACAAGTGGATCCAGGCACAGCTCTCGTCTCAGACCAGGTGAGGATGGGACTTTAGTCATCTATAGCTCCCGTGAAGAAGATTCTGGAAAGTACCGCTGTGGGGCCCGGAACTTTGTGGGCTACATAGAGAAACTAATCATTTTGAACATTGGACAGAAGCCGTACATCTTCACAAGGCCTAAAGGCGTCATACGCAGCATTTCTGGGGAACCCCTCTATCTCCACTGTCTATCTGATGGAAGCCCCCGACCCAGAATCTACTGGACTATTCCTGGTGGTCACACTTTTTCTCAGCCTCAGATACTTGGTCGCTACCATTTGCTAGAGAATGGTACTCTGGTTGTTCGTGACACCACTGTCCATGACAAAGGAAACTACATCTGCAGGGCTCGCAACAATGCTGGAGAGGCGCTCATTACCGTTCCTGTCCTTGTGATTGCTTACCCTCCACAGATCACCATGGGTTCACCTCCTAGACTGACGGCAATAATTGGAACACCGTTAAAGCTCAATTGCATTGCAACTGGAATCCCAAAGCCAGAAATCACCTGGGAACTTCCAGATCATTCAGTTCTTTCAACAGCAGAGCAGGGTCGGCCTATGGGTAGTGAGCTGCTTCACCCACAGGGCACACTGGTCATCCAGAGGCCATCTTCTTCTGACTCTGGACAATACAAATGCTCAGCCAAAAACTACCTTGGTACAGACTCAAAGGTCACATTTGTTCTTGTACTTTGA